From one Bacteroides intestinalis DSM 17393 genomic stretch:
- a CDS encoding glycoside hydrolase family 97 protein, whose product MKTIGSTIIMLALVPSLFADNSRELKLASPDGTHEIAFYQKQVSPAVNELCYRVDYKSQPVVNESRAGLELDNRIWEMALGARNLKQPACWMDNLEVDSVTYQPETDITWQPLYGERSSVRDHYRAGTLYLSKKDNSGYRLNIEVRAYNEGVAFRYFFPEHPKAIFHKVVGDLTEYALPAGTKAWTEQWAQAFFEYLNIDDIKHPVERALTLELPNGKWAALADADVDDWCLTKYLASTDKKNTLTSVMYSPVDVVTYYATPWKIVMAADKPGELLEHNDIIQNLNPPCEIADAAAWVKLGKIMRETTITTEGAIATIDFCATHNIPYMLFDWQWYMPCTSHDGDATKVVAKLDMPRVIAYGKEKGVGIWVYVNQHALMKQMRELFPLLREWGIVGVKSGFVQYASHRWATWMHDMVRLAAENHLLMNIHDEYRPSGFSRTYPNLLTQEGICGNEEFPDATHNVTLPFTRMINGAADYTICYFDKRLKTTHAHQLAASLVFYSPLQTIFWYDKPSFYHGEPEMEWFENLQTVFDDTKVLDGAPGKNITMARRKGQEWFVAAMTNNEGSEEEIPLTFLDKEKNYLACIYTDGGEKIKTSTQVKCTYLLVNASQTMKFQLKPSGGAAIRLVPIDRQKMKKYKKYKGERL is encoded by the coding sequence ATGAAGACTATCGGCTCAACAATTATTATGTTAGCTCTCGTTCCTTCCCTCTTTGCGGACAATAGCAGGGAACTGAAGCTGGCATCTCCTGACGGAACACATGAAATAGCATTTTACCAGAAGCAGGTTTCACCTGCGGTAAACGAACTTTGTTATCGGGTAGATTACAAATCACAACCTGTAGTCAATGAATCGCGTGCCGGACTGGAACTGGACAACCGGATATGGGAAATGGCTCTGGGAGCACGAAACTTGAAACAACCTGCCTGCTGGATGGACAATCTGGAAGTGGACTCCGTGACTTACCAACCCGAAACAGACATCACCTGGCAGCCACTTTACGGTGAACGTAGCAGTGTACGCGATCATTACCGGGCCGGCACCCTTTATCTCTCCAAGAAAGATAACTCCGGCTACCGGCTCAACATTGAGGTGCGTGCCTATAATGAAGGAGTAGCTTTCCGCTATTTCTTCCCGGAACACCCAAAGGCTATCTTTCATAAAGTAGTAGGTGATCTCACAGAATACGCCTTACCGGCAGGTACAAAAGCATGGACCGAACAATGGGCACAGGCTTTCTTTGAGTACCTGAACATTGATGATATCAAACATCCGGTAGAACGTGCCCTTACGCTGGAACTCCCGAATGGTAAATGGGCGGCATTGGCAGATGCTGATGTAGACGACTGGTGTCTGACCAAATACCTTGCCTCCACAGACAAGAAGAATACACTGACTTCTGTAATGTATAGCCCCGTGGATGTAGTGACTTATTATGCCACTCCCTGGAAGATAGTCATGGCAGCCGACAAACCGGGTGAATTGCTGGAACACAATGATATCATCCAGAATCTGAATCCGCCGTGTGAAATTGCCGATGCCGCCGCATGGGTGAAACTAGGCAAGATTATGCGCGAAACAACTATCACAACCGAAGGAGCTATTGCAACCATCGACTTCTGTGCAACACATAATATCCCGTATATGCTTTTCGACTGGCAATGGTATATGCCCTGTACTTCACATGACGGGGATGCCACAAAAGTGGTTGCCAAACTGGATATGCCCCGTGTTATAGCTTATGGTAAGGAAAAAGGAGTTGGTATCTGGGTGTACGTAAACCAGCATGCACTCATGAAGCAAATGCGTGAACTTTTCCCATTGCTCCGCGAATGGGGAATTGTCGGAGTGAAATCCGGTTTCGTACAATACGCCAGCCATCGCTGGGCAACTTGGATGCACGACATGGTTCGCTTGGCGGCAGAGAATCATCTGCTGATGAATATCCATGATGAATATCGCCCCTCAGGCTTCAGCCGTACTTATCCGAATTTATTAACTCAGGAAGGCATTTGTGGAAACGAAGAATTTCCCGATGCAACTCATAATGTCACGCTCCCCTTCACTCGTATGATAAACGGTGCAGCCGACTATACGATCTGTTATTTCGACAAACGGCTGAAAACGACTCATGCTCACCAACTGGCAGCATCACTCGTGTTCTACAGCCCTCTGCAAACTATCTTCTGGTATGACAAACCATCGTTCTATCACGGAGAACCGGAAATGGAATGGTTTGAGAACTTGCAAACTGTATTCGACGATACGAAAGTATTGGATGGTGCTCCCGGCAAAAACATAACAATGGCACGCCGAAAAGGTCAGGAATGGTTTGTTGCAGCAATGACCAACAATGAAGGTTCTGAAGAAGAAATACCTCTCACGTTCCTCGATAAAGAAAAGAATTACCTCGCCTGCATCTATACGGATGGGGGAGAAAAGATAAAAACAAGTACACAGGTGAAATGTACTTATCTGCTTGTCAACGCTTCACAAACTATGAAGTTCCAGCTGAAACCCAGTGGTGGAGCTGCCATAAGACTGGTACCTATAGACAGGCAGAAAATGAAGAAATATAAAAAGTACAAAGGAGAAAGATTATAA
- a CDS encoding redoxin family protein, which produces MKFIKTLCLGGIVTTMLLSGCTQKSITLEGKVTNTSGAPIVYNITTDGIYLPNKIDTLRLNADSTYQITLPVNGNEKLSLFLYGERNLGSIYLAPGKQTLDIDASKFNELNPVDGLTKENEILKKLADLNENVFNLRARRGDIFNVGKDTVASSVYQKLTDYATTLEKEVAGVDDQFRQRAIQDIRLQALMAYMNQYFGNYRRGSETVKKEWDDAYAQMLDFANVGQAESVFSPAFADVISNMAGIDIFMQHERRTNDDNERNQLLFYWYKTNLQGRVQEAAMGLLILEDESREYFATGIPSLYEEFKTLYPQSVLMPKLETAIQKNKAFNETELPKDIHILNTDSVRTFKEITDLYPGKVIFIDVWATWCGPCRASFAHIKPLQKYAAENDIVLLYVSIDTPQKAELWKKMTGHYNLKGEHVIINEAFKMEIYEKFGRNGILSIPHYAIVNKEGTLQFPSAASPENMDKLMEQLKEASK; this is translated from the coding sequence ATGAAATTTATCAAAACTTTATGCCTTGGCGGCATAGTAACCACTATGCTCTTGAGCGGATGTACCCAGAAGAGCATTACTTTAGAAGGCAAAGTAACGAATACATCCGGCGCTCCCATTGTATATAACATCACTACTGATGGCATTTACTTACCGAACAAGATTGATACTTTACGTTTAAATGCAGACAGTACGTATCAGATTACCTTACCTGTAAACGGTAACGAAAAGCTGTCTCTTTTTCTATATGGTGAGCGAAACTTAGGTAGTATCTATCTTGCTCCGGGAAAACAGACGCTTGATATCGATGCTTCCAAATTTAATGAACTAAACCCGGTTGACGGTTTGACGAAAGAAAATGAAATCCTCAAGAAGTTGGCTGATCTGAATGAAAACGTATTTAATCTGCGTGCACGCCGGGGAGATATCTTTAACGTCGGTAAGGATACGGTTGCCTCATCCGTATATCAGAAGCTGACAGACTACGCCACTACATTAGAAAAAGAAGTGGCAGGGGTGGACGATCAGTTCAGGCAGAGAGCCATACAGGATATACGCTTACAGGCTTTGATGGCATATATGAATCAATATTTCGGTAACTACCGGAGAGGTTCCGAAACGGTCAAGAAGGAATGGGACGACGCTTACGCCCAGATGTTGGATTTTGCAAACGTCGGTCAGGCTGAAAGCGTGTTCTCTCCTGCATTTGCAGATGTCATATCGAATATGGCAGGCATAGATATTTTCATGCAACATGAAAGGCGCACGAATGATGACAATGAACGCAATCAGCTGTTATTCTATTGGTATAAAACAAATCTGCAAGGCCGGGTACAGGAGGCTGCAATGGGACTTCTCATTCTGGAAGACGAAAGCCGTGAGTATTTTGCAACCGGTATTCCTTCATTGTATGAGGAATTCAAGACATTATATCCCCAAAGCGTGCTAATGCCGAAATTAGAAACAGCGATACAGAAGAACAAAGCGTTCAATGAAACCGAACTTCCGAAAGACATTCATATATTGAATACGGACAGTGTACGCACCTTTAAGGAAATTACTGACTTATACCCGGGTAAAGTGATCTTCATCGACGTATGGGCTACCTGGTGCGGTCCTTGCCGTGCTTCGTTTGCACACATCAAACCTTTGCAGAAATATGCTGCTGAAAATGATATCGTGTTATTGTATGTTTCCATCGATACTCCCCAGAAAGCTGAACTCTGGAAAAAGATGACAGGGCACTATAACTTAAAAGGAGAGCATGTCATCATCAACGAGGCTTTCAAAATGGAAATTTATGAGAAGTTCGGGCGGAACGGCATACTGTCAATCCCGCATTATGCCATTGTCAATAAAGAAGGAACGCTGCAATTCCCATCGGCAGCCAGCCCGGAAAATATGGATAAGCTGATGGAACAACTGAAAGAAGCCTCTAAATGA
- a CDS encoding glycoside hydrolase family 43 protein, with translation MKKIFLLTTLLCTACWQAEAQYVSKAWVSDQKDGTYINPVLYADYSDPDVCAVGEDFYMTASSFGCAPGLPILHSKDLVNWKYAGYALKQIEPIEFFNAPQHGKGVWAPSIRHHNGEFYIYWGDPDHGIFMVKTKDPAGEWEKPILVKAGRGMIDPAPLWDEDGKVYLVHAWAGSRAALNSVITICEMNAEGTKVISDPVLVFDGNDGINHTIEGPKLYKRNGYYYIFAPAGGVATGWQLVLRSRNIYGPYEKKIVMAQGSTDINGPHQGAWVDTQTGESWFVHFQDKAMYGRVVHLNPMKWVNDWPVIGKDKDGDGCGEPVTRYKKPNIGKNYPVETPADSDEFNTRQLGMQWEWHANYQDTFGYTSDLGFIRIYGHILSENFVNFWEVPNLLLQKFMAEEFTATTKLKVSAKMDGQQSGLIVMGWDYCYLGVEKEGDKFILKQVTCKDAEQKTPETVNRLAELPASRKYEAGLFPNYERDIYLRVKIEKGGICHFYYSLDGKKYKAIGIPFTARQGKWIGAKVGLFSTTPYGKERGWVDADWFHIDK, from the coding sequence ATGAAAAAGATATTTCTGCTTACTACATTGCTATGCACTGCCTGTTGGCAGGCGGAAGCCCAATATGTATCCAAAGCCTGGGTATCTGACCAGAAGGATGGCACATACATCAATCCGGTGCTGTATGCCGATTATTCCGATCCGGATGTCTGTGCGGTAGGAGAAGATTTTTATATGACGGCTTCCAGCTTCGGATGTGCTCCCGGTTTGCCCATTCTCCATTCCAAAGATCTGGTTAACTGGAAATATGCAGGCTATGCGCTGAAACAGATAGAACCCATCGAGTTCTTCAATGCTCCCCAGCATGGAAAAGGTGTTTGGGCACCATCCATCCGCCATCATAATGGAGAGTTTTATATCTATTGGGGAGATCCGGATCATGGCATCTTCATGGTAAAGACCAAAGACCCGGCCGGAGAATGGGAGAAACCGATATTGGTAAAAGCCGGTCGTGGCATGATAGACCCTGCTCCATTATGGGATGAAGATGGAAAAGTATATCTGGTACACGCATGGGCAGGAAGTCGTGCCGCACTGAACAGTGTTATCACAATTTGTGAGATGAATGCAGAAGGAACAAAAGTGATCAGTGATCCGGTACTGGTCTTTGATGGTAATGATGGAATCAACCATACAATTGAAGGCCCCAAACTCTATAAGCGGAATGGCTACTACTATATTTTTGCCCCGGCAGGCGGAGTAGCAACCGGATGGCAGTTAGTATTGCGTTCGCGGAATATATACGGTCCTTATGAAAAGAAGATTGTCATGGCGCAAGGTTCTACCGACATCAATGGTCCCCACCAAGGCGCATGGGTTGACACGCAGACAGGGGAATCCTGGTTCGTTCACTTTCAGGATAAAGCCATGTATGGGCGTGTCGTTCACCTGAACCCGATGAAGTGGGTAAACGACTGGCCTGTAATTGGAAAAGATAAGGACGGCGATGGTTGTGGCGAACCAGTAACCCGTTATAAAAAGCCCAATATAGGCAAGAATTACCCGGTAGAAACACCTGCGGACAGTGACGAGTTCAATACCCGTCAATTGGGAATGCAGTGGGAATGGCATGCCAATTATCAGGATACATTCGGATATACTTCTGACTTGGGATTCATCCGTATTTACGGACATATTCTCTCCGAGAACTTTGTAAATTTCTGGGAAGTACCGAACCTTTTATTGCAGAAATTCATGGCAGAAGAGTTCACAGCAACTACCAAACTAAAAGTTTCCGCCAAAATGGACGGACAGCAATCCGGATTGATTGTAATGGGCTGGGACTATTGTTACCTCGGAGTAGAGAAAGAAGGTGATAAATTTATATTGAAACAAGTGACCTGCAAGGATGCAGAGCAAAAGACACCCGAAACAGTCAATCGCCTGGCAGAATTACCTGCCAGCAGAAAGTACGAAGCCGGTTTGTTTCCCAACTACGAAAGAGATATCTATCTACGGGTAAAAATAGAGAAAGGCGGTATCTGCCACTTCTATTACAGCCTGGATGGTAAAAAATATAAAGCAATAGGTATACCTTTCACAGCCCGTCAGGGAAAATGGATAGGTGCCAAAGTAGGGCTATTCAGTACCACTCCTTATGGTAAGGAACGGGGATGGGTAGATGCCGACTGGTTTCACATAGATAAATAA
- a CDS encoding BT4734/BF3469 family protein, which translates to MKITLIREDRESGKETLSTCEADAWIDRIKTETKEEHVTRLRSMLLYTNPDSGGYYEHIDKLPRIYPSVEFGRSRDNGRKLKHYNGVVMLEVNHLAGLSEVELVKRQAALLPQTWAAFAGSSGRSVKIWVKFALPDGNLPVKEENIESFHAHAYRMAVQCYQPILPFPITLREPSMTQSCRMTLDAYPYFNRQAIPFCLEQPFGMPGEETFRQRQLTEKNPLSRLKPGYETSQTFTLLFETTLSKALNEMEEWKRGDDLQQLLVCLAEHCFKAGIPEEETVRQVMIHYFKQADEPTVRTTVHNLYQECKGFGKRKSLTPEQDTAFRLNEFMERRYEFRFNALTNDLEYRQRDSIHFYFKPVDQRVKNSIAMDALQEGIRVWDRDVNRYLSSNRVPLYNPVEDYLCNLGRWDGKDRVRALADLVPCNNPHWRELFYRWFLNMVAHWRGLDKLHSNSTSPLLVGAQGFRKSTYCRIILPPELRFGYTDSLDFKSKRDAELYLGRFMLINIDEFDQVSINQQGFLKHLLQKPVANLRKPYGSSIQEMRRYASFIGTSNQKDLLTDPSGSRRFICIEVTAPIDTNVTINYRQLYAQAMEAIVKGERYWFDDADEAILRETNREFEQMSPVEQLFHCYFRSPEEGEEGEYLSPMQILEHLRSKNRDIKLTASNVNHFGRILRKNNLEYKRTCKGIVYRVEKL; encoded by the coding sequence ATGAAAATAACTCTTATCAGAGAAGACCGGGAGAGTGGAAAAGAAACCCTCAGCACCTGCGAAGCTGACGCATGGATAGACCGGATAAAAACAGAAACCAAAGAGGAACACGTCACAAGATTGCGCTCCATGCTCCTTTACACGAATCCTGACAGCGGAGGATACTATGAACACATCGACAAGTTGCCGCGCATTTATCCCTCCGTGGAATTCGGAAGAAGCAGAGACAACGGGCGAAAACTGAAACACTACAACGGCGTAGTGATGTTGGAAGTAAACCATTTGGCCGGATTGTCCGAAGTGGAACTGGTGAAACGGCAGGCGGCTTTGTTACCGCAAACTTGGGCGGCTTTTGCCGGAAGCAGTGGACGGAGTGTGAAAATCTGGGTGAAATTCGCCCTGCCGGACGGAAATTTGCCGGTGAAAGAAGAAAACATAGAGTCTTTTCACGCACATGCCTACCGCATGGCCGTGCAATGCTACCAGCCCATATTGCCGTTTCCCATCACGCTGCGAGAGCCTTCTATGACGCAAAGCTGCCGCATGACGCTTGATGCATATCCCTACTTCAACCGGCAAGCCATTCCTTTCTGCCTTGAGCAGCCCTTCGGTATGCCCGGCGAAGAAACTTTCCGGCAACGCCAACTGACGGAAAAGAACCCATTGTCAAGACTGAAACCGGGTTACGAAACCTCGCAGACCTTCACATTATTGTTTGAAACAACCCTCAGCAAAGCACTGAATGAAATGGAAGAATGGAAACGGGGCGACGACTTGCAGCAACTGCTGGTGTGCCTGGCAGAACACTGTTTCAAGGCAGGCATACCGGAGGAAGAGACTGTACGCCAAGTCATGATACATTATTTCAAGCAGGCGGACGAACCAACCGTGCGGACAACTGTCCACAACCTCTATCAGGAATGCAAAGGATTTGGCAAAAGAAAATCGCTGACACCGGAACAAGATACTGCTTTCCGACTAAATGAATTTATGGAACGCAGGTACGAATTCCGCTTCAACGCTTTGACGAACGACCTGGAATACCGGCAACGGGACTCCATTCATTTTTATTTCAAACCCGTAGACCAACGCGTAAAAAACAGCATAGCCATGGATGCCCTGCAAGAAGGCATCCGTGTGTGGGACAGGGATGTAAACAGGTATTTATCCTCCAATCGCGTACCGCTTTATAATCCGGTGGAAGACTATCTCTGCAACCTGGGCCGTTGGGACGGAAAAGACCGTGTCCGCGCGCTGGCCGACCTTGTGCCCTGCAACAATCCTCATTGGAGGGAACTTTTCTACCGCTGGTTCCTGAATATGGTGGCGCATTGGAGGGGGCTCGATAAGTTGCATTCCAACAGTACATCTCCCCTATTGGTGGGTGCGCAGGGTTTTCGGAAATCGACCTATTGCCGCATCATCCTTCCACCCGAACTCCGTTTCGGTTACACCGACAGCCTGGACTTCAAGAGCAAACGGGATGCAGAACTATACCTGGGACGCTTTATGCTGATCAACATCGATGAATTCGACCAGGTCAGTATCAATCAACAGGGTTTTCTGAAGCATTTATTGCAAAAGCCTGTTGCCAACCTGCGCAAACCGTATGGCAGCAGTATACAGGAAATGCGGCGCTATGCCTCGTTCATCGGGACAAGCAATCAGAAAGACTTGCTGACCGATCCGAGCGGTAGCCGCCGTTTCATCTGCATAGAAGTGACTGCACCGATCGATACCAACGTAACCATCAACTACCGCCAACTCTATGCACAGGCGATGGAAGCCATCGTAAAGGGCGAACGTTATTGGTTTGATGATGCCGATGAGGCTATTTTGCGCGAAACAAACCGGGAATTCGAGCAAATGAGCCCGGTTGAGCAGTTATTCCACTGTTACTTTCGTTCACCGGAAGAGGGAGAAGAAGGCGAATACTTATCTCCCATGCAAATACTGGAACATCTACGGAGCAAGAACAGGGATATAAAGCTGACAGCAAGCAATGTAAATCACTTCGGAAGGATATTGCGGAAGAATAATCTGGAATATAAACGAACTTGCAAAGGCATTGTATACCGGGTAGAAAAGTTATAA
- a CDS encoding GNAT family N-acetyltransferase, whose amino-acid sequence MVELRKIEHVSPHIICELANSYKDVLGIYAENEFVGCCSLIPQSDVYRIDAEIGYWIGEQYWRNGYATEAVKQLVAIAFNQ is encoded by the coding sequence ATGGTAGAATTACGTAAAATTGAACATGTGTCACCTCATATAATATGTGAATTAGCAAATAGCTATAAAGATGTTTTAGGTATCTATGCTGAAAATGAGTTTGTCGGTTGTTGTAGTTTAATCCCTCAAAGTGATGTTTATAGAATTGATGCAGAAATAGGATACTGGATTGGCGAACAATATTGGAGAAATGGATATGCAACAGAAGCTGTTAAACAATTAGTTGCTATAGCTTTTAATCAATGA
- a CDS encoding alpha-L-arabinofuranosidase C-terminal domain-containing protein, with translation MRHTFIALMALLAAGNLSAQPETPIRIDINAGKQIATVTKRFNGTNIEDLNNQTNGGMFSQLIHGEAFEENIDVDFLNLERKDYSKIYVVLDERRIPHLLNQSNVYSRINWNNLGEKYDFNSNDIYSAGRYGAPENLSGWMFPGRFLVYDSLPENIQKIMMTRINGNEQVSKYWSKLTSGNPQYKYELIRDGKAYMGRQTQRISFAAGNGEVGITNHGLYRSGIMFENGKSYDGILRIKADKPTTIYVSLRDENNNILAEKPYQLKGDGSYEKVVYELTPNGATINGSFGISLKAPGTVDLGFAFLQPGTWGRIEGGWPIQTKFTDALKKQGITAFRYNGSMVDVGADTYLYRWKLMRGPIDERRITFRSGFNPYATHSFGFIEMLQAAEVINATAIIGMSMNESYEDIRDFVEYVNGPISSKWGALRAADGHPQPYSLKYIQVDNERGISRGYVECMKKFAKAAWEADPNMSIMTSLNIGGNGYKRGGTEQQKQEIARLRTQLTELEQAPSGKEREIRRIQQQIRQQEENLGRQYELSSELAGWFVAQGKGDKLAWDPHYSGAREFADRGDAFLNEMGINLQRELAKDYPGFKLNLHPMEENGSRCDWDRGLAHAHNWNTLQRYGDCFQMLGTANTFQPHGLQYMWDQGRIHYTPDAIWFQPSAHIDEMMMKTWKPNVVQSSSSDQSLDVTAKINDAKTEMTIYVANMSDQPQAAILNIENFRFGSRAEVQTIGNCELTEYNTYENKDNVVFKSSKASIARKNAKYVFPKYSYTVITLKK, from the coding sequence ATGAGACACACATTTATCGCTTTAATGGCCTTGTTGGCAGCAGGCAATTTATCTGCCCAACCAGAGACTCCTATTCGCATTGACATCAATGCAGGAAAGCAGATCGCAACCGTTACCAAACGTTTTAACGGTACTAATATCGAAGACCTCAACAATCAGACTAATGGAGGAATGTTCAGCCAGCTGATTCATGGGGAAGCTTTTGAAGAAAACATTGATGTGGATTTCCTAAACCTCGAGCGGAAAGACTATTCTAAAATCTACGTCGTGCTGGATGAAAGACGTATTCCGCATCTCTTGAATCAATCTAATGTGTACAGTAGGATCAACTGGAATAATCTTGGTGAGAAATATGATTTCAACTCTAATGACATTTATTCTGCCGGAAGATATGGCGCACCTGAGAATCTTTCGGGATGGATGTTCCCCGGTCGTTTTCTGGTCTATGATTCTCTTCCCGAAAACATTCAGAAGATTATGATGACACGGATCAATGGCAACGAACAGGTTTCAAAATACTGGTCGAAGCTGACTTCCGGAAATCCTCAATATAAATACGAATTGATACGTGACGGAAAGGCTTATATGGGACGCCAGACACAACGCATCTCTTTCGCCGCCGGAAACGGTGAGGTCGGTATTACCAATCATGGCCTTTATCGCTCGGGGATTATGTTCGAAAACGGGAAGTCTTATGATGGCATCCTGCGGATAAAAGCTGATAAACCGACTACCATCTATGTATCCCTTCGTGATGAGAACAACAATATCCTAGCTGAAAAGCCTTATCAATTGAAAGGTGACGGTTCTTATGAAAAGGTTGTTTATGAACTGACACCGAACGGGGCTACTATTAATGGCAGCTTCGGCATCTCACTCAAAGCTCCCGGCACCGTTGACCTCGGATTTGCCTTCTTGCAACCGGGCACATGGGGACGCATTGAAGGTGGATGGCCTATTCAAACTAAATTCACTGATGCACTGAAGAAGCAAGGCATCACCGCCTTCCGCTATAATGGCTCTATGGTAGACGTTGGTGCGGACACCTATCTCTATCGTTGGAAACTGATGCGTGGACCGATAGACGAACGCCGGATTACCTTCCGTAGTGGTTTTAATCCTTATGCTACCCATAGCTTTGGGTTCATTGAGATGCTTCAGGCAGCCGAAGTCATTAATGCAACAGCCATCATCGGTATGAGCATGAACGAGAGTTACGAGGATATCCGCGACTTCGTAGAGTATGTCAACGGACCGATAAGCTCGAAGTGGGGAGCCTTGCGTGCAGCAGACGGACACCCTCAGCCCTATAGTCTTAAATATATTCAGGTAGATAATGAACGTGGCATCTCCAGAGGGTATGTAGAGTGCATGAAGAAGTTTGCAAAGGCTGCGTGGGAAGCTGATCCCAATATGTCGATTATGACTTCGCTGAATATTGGAGGCAATGGATATAAGCGAGGTGGCACGGAGCAGCAGAAGCAGGAGATTGCACGCCTACGTACACAATTGACTGAACTCGAACAGGCACCTTCAGGTAAAGAGAGAGAAATACGCCGGATACAACAACAGATTCGTCAGCAGGAAGAGAACCTGGGTAGACAATACGAGCTTTCTTCCGAATTGGCAGGATGGTTCGTTGCTCAAGGTAAAGGCGACAAGCTGGCTTGGGACCCTCACTACTCGGGAGCTCGCGAGTTTGCCGACAGAGGAGATGCCTTCCTGAATGAAATGGGTATCAACCTGCAACGGGAACTGGCTAAGGATTATCCCGGTTTCAAGCTAAACCTGCATCCGATGGAAGAGAACGGCAGCCGTTGTGACTGGGATCGCGGATTGGCACATGCGCACAACTGGAATACCCTGCAACGTTACGGAGATTGCTTCCAGATGCTGGGTACCGCAAATACCTTCCAACCACACGGACTACAATATATGTGGGATCAGGGACGCATTCATTACACGCCCGATGCTATATGGTTCCAACCTTCCGCTCACATCGATGAGATGATGATGAAGACCTGGAAACCAAATGTGGTACAATCATCGAGCAGCGACCAAAGCCTGGACGTAACAGCTAAGATAAATGATGCAAAGACGGAAATGACCATCTATGTAGCCAATATGTCCGACCAACCTCAGGCAGCAATCCTGAATATTGAGAACTTCCGTTTCGGTAGCCGCGCAGAGGTGCAGACCATCGGTAATTGTGAACTGACGGAGTATAATACGTATGAGAATAAGGACAATGTAGTGTTTAAGTCTTCAAAGGCTTCTATTGCCCGCAAGAATGCCAAGTATGTATTCCCTAAATATTCGTATACGGTTATTACACTGAAGAAGTAG